The following are encoded in a window of Clostridium thermarum genomic DNA:
- a CDS encoding site-specific DNA-methyltransferase, translating to MDILKIPTEKLKPSKYNPRKDLKPGDPEYEKLRRSIEEFGYVEPVIWNKRTGNIVGGHQRYKVLTALGYKEIDCVVLDLDEQREKALNVTLNKISGEFDIPLLTDLLMDLNEDGFDVSLTGFDAAEIDELFRDKTAANVKEDNFDTEKAIAEIKTPVTKKGDIWVLGSHRLMCGDSTMLSDVQKLMNGQKARFVFTDPPWNVDYGSDTRHPSWKPRQILNDNMSTEEFGAFLLRAFKCMKEVSEAGCMTYVVMSAQEWGSLMNVMREAGYHWSSTIIWKKDSLVLSRKDYHTQYEPIWYGWLDGTRLCPLKDRKQSDVWEIPRPKVSEEHPTMKPVSLVAKAMLNSSHIGDLTLDLFGGSGTTMIAAQQTGRVCFMMELDSKYCDVIVKRYVSQFGTDSVFLVTGSEKIPYAETQID from the coding sequence ATGGATATACTGAAAATACCAACAGAAAAACTAAAACCATCTAAATATAATCCGCGGAAAGATTTAAAGCCTGGTGACCCTGAATATGAAAAATTACGTCGGTCTATTGAAGAGTTTGGATATGTAGAGCCGGTTATATGGAATAAACGCACCGGGAATATTGTCGGCGGACATCAGCGTTATAAAGTACTTACAGCTTTGGGGTATAAGGAGATCGACTGTGTTGTACTTGATTTGGATGAACAGCGGGAAAAGGCACTCAATGTCACGCTGAATAAAATCAGTGGTGAGTTTGATATTCCGCTTTTGACCGATCTGCTTATGGATTTAAATGAAGATGGTTTTGACGTTTCTCTTACCGGGTTTGATGCTGCGGAAATTGATGAGCTGTTCCGTGATAAAACAGCCGCTAATGTCAAAGAGGATAATTTCGATACAGAAAAGGCAATTGCAGAGATTAAAACTCCGGTTACCAAAAAGGGCGACATATGGGTACTTGGCAGCCACCGTCTGATGTGCGGTGATAGCACCATGCTTTCAGATGTGCAAAAGCTGATGAACGGACAAAAGGCGAGATTTGTTTTCACCGACCCACCCTGGAATGTTGATTACGGTTCAGATACCAGGCATCCAAGCTGGAAGCCAAGACAAATTCTAAATGACAATATGAGCACCGAAGAATTCGGTGCTTTTTTATTGCGCGCTTTTAAATGCATGAAAGAGGTTTCTGAAGCCGGATGCATGACCTATGTGGTAATGAGTGCTCAGGAATGGGGCAGTTTGATGAACGTCATGCGGGAGGCAGGGTATCACTGGTCGAGCACAATTATATGGAAAAAAGACAGCTTGGTACTATCAAGAAAGGACTATCATACCCAGTACGAGCCGATCTGGTATGGTTGGCTTGATGGAACACGCCTTTGCCCGCTTAAAGACCGTAAACAGTCAGATGTTTGGGAGATACCCCGTCCTAAAGTATCGGAGGAGCACCCTACCATGAAGCCGGTATCGCTTGTAGCAAAGGCAATGCTCAATAGTTCCCATATTGGAGATTTAACTCTTGACCTGTTCGGTGGTTCTGGTACGACAATGATTGCGGCACAGCAGACCGGGCGGGTTTGTTTTATGATGGAGCTTGACTCGAAATACTGCGATGTGATTGTAAAGCGCTATGTTTCACAATTTGGCACAGATTCAGTATTCTTGGTAACAGGTAGTGAAAAAATACCTTACGCGGAAACACAGATTGATTAA
- a CDS encoding virulence factor, giving the protein MSNNSFRFSQKIVGQERKAIASVIAEALEGQVRYAGAPEFLYEIKDEKSAGSWTIDRDSVVHSPKISLNEIKTIRSVIDTLNVEGFSAEGTMTITLSLEGFSAISLENLNNMLASKETLIKKAMLIEGELVVLAENDEISFPFWNATLNADEVQTYITLAKQMAEQAKLQKRVLRKEKPTDNEKYAFRCFLLRLGFIGDNFKTERKVLLSRLSGNGAYRKGRAKAVDENE; this is encoded by the coding sequence ATGAGCAATAACAGCTTTCGCTTTTCACAGAAGATTGTCGGTCAGGAGAGAAAAGCCATTGCCTCGGTCATAGCTGAAGCCCTGGAAGGCCAGGTGCGCTATGCCGGAGCACCGGAGTTTTTGTATGAGATTAAAGACGAAAAATCTGCTGGCAGTTGGACGATTGACAGGGACAGTGTGGTTCACTCACCGAAAATCAGTCTCAATGAAATAAAAACCATCCGTTCAGTTATTGACACGTTGAATGTGGAGGGCTTTTCAGCAGAGGGGACCATGACAATTACTCTTTCGTTGGAGGGCTTTAGCGCGATTAGCCTTGAAAACCTAAATAATATGCTGGCCAGCAAAGAGACATTGATAAAGAAGGCGATGTTGATTGAGGGGGAACTTGTAGTCTTAGCTGAAAATGATGAGATTTCCTTCCCTTTCTGGAACGCGACTTTAAATGCTGATGAAGTGCAGACCTATATAACGCTGGCAAAGCAGATGGCAGAACAGGCAAAATTACAGAAGCGAGTACTACGAAAAGAAAAACCAACAGATAATGAAAAATATGCTTTTCGCTGTTTCCTGCTTAGGTTGGGGTTTATAGGTGATAACTTCAAAACTGAACGCAAGGTGTTACTTTCAAGGCTGTCCGGTAACGGGGCGTATCGGAAAGGCAGAGCAAAGGCGGTGGACGAAAATGAATAA
- a CDS encoding DUF6329 domain-containing protein, with the protein MNNFHSTAFFVKHPFRIEDLKVPHRYETRKRFVVVKTIELSKIDYDNFVADLCVDRIFIEENKGLCHVNENGVWRCLLVKQRGRSDGVLVMPDGRDYPKYAAYYPGEEDEL; encoded by the coding sequence ATGAATAATTTTCATAGCACCGCCTTCTTTGTCAAGCATCCGTTTAGAATAGAGGATTTAAAAGTGCCGCATCGGTATGAGACGAGGAAACGATTTGTAGTTGTAAAAACTATCGAGCTATCAAAGATTGATTATGATAACTTCGTTGCCGACCTATGTGTTGATCGCATTTTCATTGAGGAAAATAAAGGGCTTTGTCATGTTAATGAGAATGGAGTGTGGCGTTGCCTGCTGGTTAAGCAGCGGGGACGGTCTGATGGAGTGTTGGTAATGCCGGATGGTAGAGATTACCCAAAGTATGCCGCATATTATCCTGGAGAGGAGGACGAACTATGA
- a CDS encoding DUF4314 domain-containing protein encodes MSARGFPSKETVLRIKEQYPPGTRVELICMDDPYSKLKPGDQGTVSFVDDIGTVHINWDCGSSLGVAYGIDVIRKL; translated from the coding sequence ATGAGTGCAAGAGGCTTCCCTTCAAAAGAAACAGTCCTTCGCATTAAAGAGCAGTATCCGCCGGGAACACGTGTTGAGCTTATCTGCATGGATGATCCGTATTCTAAGCTGAAACCGGGAGACCAAGGAACAGTATCTTTCGTGGATGATATCGGAACTGTTCATATCAACTGGGACTGCGGTTCTTCTTTGGGTGTAGCCTATGGTATAGATGTGATCAGAAAGCTGTAA
- a CDS encoding amidoligase family protein: MLTTRFGIEVELTGITRKQAAKTAAAFLGGRVESSGDYYDTQKVIAPDGRIWKFMSDGSIRTQKKENGRIVAAGREYSVELVSPILTYREDIETLQELIRRLRKAGGFANTSCGIHIHIDGADHTPRSIRNFINIIASKNDLFYKALQIEPDRMRFCKKMDAALVEKMNRRKPKTMAAIESIWYEGYSESRSTHYHNSRYHFLNLHSFFNGNGTIELRGFNSELHAGKIRSYIVLALALNHQALTQKCASSKKPQVENEKFAMRTYLNRIGLIGDEFKNCREHLCKHLDGNAAWRFRAA; encoded by the coding sequence ATGCTTACAACGAGATTTGGAATCGAGGTAGAACTGACGGGGATTACAAGAAAACAAGCGGCAAAAACTGCAGCAGCTTTTCTTGGAGGGAGGGTTGAATCCAGCGGAGATTATTACGATACCCAAAAGGTTATTGCACCGGATGGACGGATATGGAAATTCATGAGCGACGGGAGCATCCGGACTCAGAAAAAGGAAAACGGCAGGATTGTGGCGGCTGGCCGGGAATATAGCGTCGAGTTGGTAAGCCCGATACTGACATACCGCGAAGACATTGAAACCCTGCAGGAATTGATAAGGAGGCTTCGCAAGGCTGGAGGTTTTGCAAACACAAGCTGTGGAATTCATATCCATATAGACGGTGCAGACCACACACCGCGAAGCATCCGTAATTTTATCAACATTATCGCCAGCAAGAATGACCTTTTCTATAAAGCATTGCAGATTGAGCCGGACAGGATGCGGTTTTGTAAAAAGATGGATGCGGCACTGGTTGAGAAGATGAATCGGCGTAAGCCCAAAACCATGGCGGCGATTGAGAGCATCTGGTACGAAGGTTACAGCGAAAGCCGAAGCACCCATTACCATAATAGCAGATACCACTTTTTGAACCTGCACAGCTTTTTTAATGGCAATGGGACAATTGAGCTTCGAGGCTTTAACAGCGAACTTCATGCGGGAAAAATTAGAAGCTACATAGTGCTTGCCCTTGCGTTAAACCATCAGGCGTTAACGCAAAAATGCGCTTCCAGCAAGAAACCACAGGTTGAAAATGAGAAGTTTGCCATGCGGACATATCTCAACCGCATAGGACTTATTGGTGATGAGTTCAAAAACTGCCGGGAGCATCTTTGCAAACACCTTGATGGTAACGCTGCATGGCGGTTTCGGGCAGCATAG
- a CDS encoding gamma-glutamylcyclotransferase family protein: protein MSKEKGTIYLAYGSNLNLRQMAYRCPTAKVLGSAKLTGYRLLFRGGNGGAVATIEKQKGESVPVMLWRIMPNDEKALDRYEGYPHLYRKETVKVRFKGQWVPAMVYIMNEGRPLGAPGRYYYEVIRQGYLDAGFDISFLNKAVRDSISAAEKSEV from the coding sequence ATGAGCAAAGAAAAAGGAACCATATATTTAGCATACGGAAGCAATCTGAACTTAAGGCAGATGGCATACCGCTGCCCAACGGCAAAAGTGCTGGGGAGTGCAAAACTCACAGGATACCGGCTGTTATTCAGAGGAGGGAATGGCGGCGCAGTAGCGACAATAGAAAAACAAAAAGGTGAAAGTGTACCAGTAATGCTTTGGAGAATCATGCCTAATGATGAGAAAGCGCTGGACAGATATGAAGGTTATCCGCATCTATACCGGAAAGAAACGGTTAAGGTACGTTTCAAAGGGCAGTGGGTACCCGCAATGGTGTATATCATGAATGAAGGTAGACCTTTGGGAGCACCGGGTCGTTACTATTACGAGGTGATTCGGCAGGGCTATTTAGATGCGGGTTTTGATATTTCATTTCTCAATAAAGCGGTAAGAGATTCAATTTCAGCGGCAGAGAAGTCAGAGGTGTAG
- a CDS encoding DUF5049 domain-containing protein, with translation MAIRDSGACNMFDLPRVQEEAYKMGFYELVVFLNGHKKEYAEFILTGKR, from the coding sequence ATGGCCATACGGGACAGCGGTGCCTGTAATATGTTTGACTTGCCAAGAGTACAGGAAGAGGCATATAAAATGGGGTTTTATGAATTAGTAGTATTTCTTAATGGACACAAGAAAGAATATGCCGAGTTTATCCTAACAGGCAAACGATAA
- a CDS encoding terminase large subunit → MRFLFSCSILGKEAAKLRKLKRYKPTKFMAEGSRYDKEAADAAVTFINCLKHTKGEWYGMPFELIDWQEQIVRDIFGILKPNGYRQFNTAYIEIPKKQGKSELAAAIALYLTCGDFEHGGEVYGCASDRQQASIVFDVAVDMVEQCPALKSRIKPMLSQKRLVYKPLGSFYQVLSAEAYTKHGLNVHGVVFDELHAQPNRDLYDVMLHGSGDARKQPLFFLITTAGTDRNSICWEVHQKAEDILQGRKIDPTFYPVIYSAADTDDWTSEKVWRKVNPSLGITVDIEKLRVACENAKQNPAEENLFRQLRLNQWVKQSVRWMPMDKWDKCAFSVDAEKLRGRTCYGGLDLSSTTDITAFVLVFPPLDESDKYQILPFFWIPEENIDQRVRRDHVPYDVWERQGFLFTTEGNVVHYGFIETFIEELGMKYNIKEIAFDRWGAIQMTQNLEALGFTVVPFGQGFKDMSPPTKELMKLTLEERIAHGGNPILRWMMDNIYVKTDPAGNIKPDKEKSTERIDGAVALIMALDRALRHDGDEHNGSIYDERGLLII, encoded by the coding sequence ATGAGGTTCCTTTTTTCTTGCTCAATTTTAGGAAAGGAGGCGGCAAAGCTGCGGAAGTTAAAACGATATAAACCAACCAAGTTTATGGCGGAAGGTTCTCGATATGACAAGGAAGCGGCGGATGCCGCTGTTACTTTTATAAACTGCCTGAAGCATACCAAGGGTGAATGGTATGGAATGCCTTTTGAATTAATTGACTGGCAGGAACAGATTGTCCGGGACATATTCGGAATCTTGAAACCTAATGGATACAGGCAGTTTAACACTGCCTATATAGAAATTCCAAAAAAGCAGGGTAAGAGCGAACTTGCAGCGGCAATTGCTTTATATCTTACCTGCGGTGATTTCGAGCATGGCGGCGAGGTTTACGGATGTGCGTCTGATCGTCAGCAGGCATCCATTGTTTTCGACGTTGCAGTAGATATGGTGGAACAGTGTCCGGCATTAAAATCTCGAATTAAACCAATGTTGTCACAGAAGCGGCTGGTATATAAACCGTTAGGCAGTTTTTATCAGGTGCTTTCAGCGGAGGCATATACGAAACATGGCCTAAACGTCCATGGTGTGGTATTTGATGAACTTCATGCTCAGCCGAACAGGGATCTTTATGATGTAATGCTTCACGGATCTGGCGATGCAAGAAAACAACCGCTGTTTTTCCTGATCACAACTGCTGGCACAGACCGCAATTCCATCTGCTGGGAAGTGCACCAAAAGGCTGAGGATATTCTTCAAGGGCGTAAGATAGATCCGACTTTCTACCCTGTTATCTACAGCGCAGCCGATACCGATGACTGGACAAGTGAAAAGGTATGGAGAAAGGTTAACCCGTCACTGGGCATTACAGTCGACATCGAAAAATTGAGGGTGGCTTGTGAAAATGCCAAGCAAAATCCTGCAGAGGAAAATTTATTCCGTCAGCTCCGCTTAAATCAGTGGGTGAAACAATCGGTGCGCTGGATGCCAATGGATAAATGGGATAAGTGTGCGTTTTCTGTTGATGCAGAAAAATTGCGCGGCAGAACCTGTTACGGAGGGCTTGACCTGTCATCTACTACCGATATTACCGCCTTTGTGCTAGTGTTTCCACCGCTTGATGAATCTGACAAATATCAGATTCTACCTTTTTTCTGGATACCGGAGGAGAATATTGATCAGCGTGTGCGGAGAGATCATGTGCCTTATGATGTCTGGGAGAGGCAGGGCTTTTTATTTACCACCGAGGGTAACGTGGTACATTACGGTTTTATCGAGACCTTTATTGAGGAACTCGGAATGAAATATAACATTAAGGAAATAGCCTTTGACCGCTGGGGCGCAATTCAGATGACGCAAAACCTCGAGGCTTTGGGGTTTACGGTTGTTCCATTCGGTCAGGGTTTCAAGGATATGTCGCCGCCTACAAAAGAGTTGATGAAGCTGACATTGGAAGAACGCATCGCCCATGGTGGTAATCCAATACTGCGGTGGATGATGGACAATATCTATGTCAAAACCGATCCCGCCGGAAACATTAAGCCGGATAAAGAAAAATCCACCGAGAGAATAGATGGTGCGGTAGCGTTAATTATGGCGCTTGACCGCGCGTTAAGGCATGACGGGGATGAACACAACGGATCAATTTATGATGAAAGGGGGCTGTTGATTATATGA